A region of the Silene latifolia isolate original U9 population chromosome 9, ASM4854445v1, whole genome shotgun sequence genome:
ACTTCCAGGTAGGCTATAATTTTAGGATCCATGGTCGTGTATACGTTATTCACATGGTTTACTATCAGTTTGGAGTCACTATACACCTCGATGCGGCTGATTTGCAATTCTAAGGCTAATTGGAGTCCTAATATTAGGGCCTCGTATTCAGCCTCGTTATTCGTTGCTTTGAACTCACACCGTACTTCCTGTATTATCTGTTCCTCCTGAGGTGATTTCAGGACCAGTCCTACCCCTGCTCCCTTCATATTGGATGCCCTATCAATATGTAAATCTCATATCTGATCCCCTTTAGCCTCacttatgtaatactccgtatttgtgagtcttcgggtactctatcaagtaggccttactctgtcgagtaagggtaatttgcgttttagaaaagtttctgacctgttgggtactcgatcgagtaactaggatactcgatcgagtaagggggtactcaatcgagtaccttgggtactcgatcgagtagccggtttacggggagtttttctcgggttttgttaattatgcgattaagatatataaccttcgtcgtcattattctaaacacttttgcaaaacctaatttactgttaaagagagaaagcaagtacgttcctaatcctaatcgcatcgttagcaaatcccggagtttggaaggtcggttttcatcgttggttataccgttgagatccttgcgtcgagggtaagatctatgtaccctttttgttgtctttcatttgatttggttaaaccctaatatagggatttgggggtttttgagtagtatgtgatttggtagcatttgtatgttgtatgataggaggaggtttcgtagaggaagctttttgatacagctgtagagatcgtctgatagtgtgctttccaggtaagatttcttactcagtattagtcccataatgggatgattgttgatgtgttgtgattgattgtttgatatagtaattgtattgtgacggttgtgattgtgattgtgattgttgtctatggtcctcgaggcgtgtcctcggctgagtggggtcacttgcgggagtggcttcacgccctagtttcgccttctgtggaacccgccacagaagggatgtgcacattaatggacagggttatcgctcattatgaggagc
Encoded here:
- the LOC141601645 gene encoding uncharacterized protein LOC141601645, with amino-acid sequence MKGAGVGLVLKSPQEEQIIQEVRCEFKATNNEAEYEALILGLQLALELQISRIEVYSDSKLIVNHVNNVYTTMDPKIIAYLEVAKELKLLFASFHIQQIPRDQNVEADALATLGAAFTPGAVGTIPFIYVMKPALCQNEQQNASKAITTQGTNEAGILCTATP